A window of Infirmifilum lucidum contains these coding sequences:
- a CDS encoding Lrp/AsnC family transcriptional regulator yields MSEQVLEVKLDHIDRKILEILQDNAKTPYSQIASQLGISEATVHLRIRKLVNAGVIKRFQAVVDPEKVGKKVTAIIAVIAVPQKYGQVLKQLEKMPEVYEIYDVTGEYSTILKVRVKSKEDLAKLIDEIGGIDGVESTKTMYVLRVIKEDTRIRID; encoded by the coding sequence ATGAGTGAACAAGTTTTGGAAGTCAAGCTTGACCACATTGACAGAAAAATACTAGAGATACTGCAGGACAATGCTAAGACGCCGTATTCTCAGATTGCAAGCCAGCTGGGGATCTCGGAGGCTACTGTACACCTTAGAATCAGGAAACTCGTCAACGCAGGCGTGATAAAGAGGTTCCAGGCAGTCGTAGACCCCGAAAAAGTCGGGAAGAAAGTAACTGCCATTATAGCTGTCATAGCTGTGCCCCAGAAGTACGGCCAAGTTCTCAAACAGCTCGAGAAGATGCCTGAAGTCTACGAGATATACGACGTCACAGGGGAGTACTCAACTATACTCAAAGTTAGAGTTAAGAGTAAGGAAGATCTGGCAAAGTTGATAGACGAAATAGGAGGCATCGACGGTGTCGAAAGTACAAAGACAATGTACGTCTTGAGGGTGATCAAGGAAGACACACGAATTAGGATAGATTAG
- the hxlB gene encoding 6-phospho-3-hexuloisomerase yields MAEDVKKAMSSITEYIAKVINEIDSEMTVRFLKLLTSALANKNKILVVGAGRSGLVARAFAMRLMHLGFDVYVVGETITPSVKEGDLLIAVSGSGSTQIVLSVASAAKKAKATVIAVTSFEDSPLGKISDFIVKIPGRTKVAAETDYFARQVMGLYEPLAPLGTLFEDTAMIFFDGVIYALMNLLGVREEDLKKRHANVEGL; encoded by the coding sequence GTGGCTGAAGATGTCAAGAAGGCTATGAGTAGTATTACAGAGTACATAGCTAAGGTTATAAACGAGATTGATTCCGAAATGACCGTAAGGTTTCTCAAGCTCCTCACTTCTGCCCTCGCAAACAAGAATAAAATCCTAGTAGTAGGCGCCGGCCGTAGCGGGCTGGTCGCAAGGGCATTTGCTATGAGGCTCATGCACCTCGGCTTTGATGTATACGTAGTCGGAGAGACCATAACACCATCGGTTAAAGAGGGCGACCTCTTGATAGCTGTGTCAGGGTCAGGTAGCACCCAGATCGTGCTGTCCGTAGCCTCCGCCGCTAAAAAGGCTAAGGCAACTGTCATTGCCGTAACATCCTTTGAAGACTCCCCTCTGGGGAAGATTAGCGATTTTATAGTGAAAATACCGGGTAGAACCAAGGTGGCTGCAGAAACCGACTACTTTGCGAGACAAGTAATGGGGCTCTACGAGCCACTGGCGCCTCTCGGCACGCTATTTGAGGATACCGCGATGATATTCTTCGACGGCGTCATATATGCGCTGATGAACCTGCTAGGCGTGCGCGAGGAAGACTTAAAGAAAAGACATGCAAACGTTGAGGGCCTGTAG
- a CDS encoding helicase C-terminal domain-containing protein, whose amino-acid sequence MEELVARIKGFFPYMNPRSGQLELARLVYESVVGSKILLARYPVGFGKTAAALAGALASGVPRIVYLAHSKSQFQAPIREAARLVDRGVGLAVVTLTSKKDLCLFPRKLVTEMDYDRFARFCLLKRVSRECPYKDTIESLEVPQVLTVSLLRRLGREKQVCPYAVAWRALEKARIIIASYPYLFDLSLLNILVEKGRVNLSETLVIIDEAHNLPTFISDSLSSQLSESTIRSALREIQRFGGQGFLEIREALKSFLLLLDKKASEEGEEIPAEVFLEIAPPSTSLNLLAQAVEQKTGTVSAVWYVSEFISKVENMPGDTVLLALDEHGSKLFKIHFYNVSRIARKVFQSIRSAVLLSATLPPADYYTAVLGIEKDKLLEVTYPFAWGENVELTITRGISSRYVLRTGELYKRYARLIDAIFAEPESLHVLAVFPSYSFMMEVYPFLKARPRLMERHDTALDEILNFLLENRKGLVMIVAWGKFSEGVEFRALKKNLIDTIVIAGLPVPTPSPSNQRLLKTLKDATGDWKWAWNQVFLYPALMKTIQIIGRGIRSETDCIRVYLLDERAAEPEALGFFELYGIAPRVFPEN is encoded by the coding sequence ATGGAAGAGCTAGTAGCCAGGATCAAGGGGTTCTTCCCATACATGAACCCGCGTAGTGGACAGCTCGAGTTAGCGAGGCTTGTGTATGAGAGCGTTGTGGGCTCTAAGATACTACTCGCCCGCTATCCAGTAGGGTTCGGGAAGACTGCCGCAGCTCTCGCAGGGGCTCTAGCGTCTGGCGTCCCACGCATAGTGTACCTTGCCCACTCGAAGAGCCAGTTTCAAGCTCCAATTCGCGAGGCCGCAAGACTCGTTGATAGAGGAGTGGGCCTCGCCGTTGTAACGCTTACGAGCAAGAAGGATCTCTGTCTTTTTCCCAGGAAACTGGTAACGGAGATGGATTATGATCGCTTCGCGAGGTTCTGCCTCCTGAAGAGAGTGAGCAGAGAGTGCCCCTATAAGGACACTATAGAATCCCTTGAGGTACCACAGGTTCTGACAGTCTCCCTATTGAGGAGGCTAGGACGTGAAAAACAAGTATGCCCCTATGCGGTAGCTTGGAGAGCTTTGGAGAAAGCCAGGATTATTATAGCATCTTATCCCTATCTCTTCGACCTGTCGCTCTTGAACATCCTTGTAGAGAAGGGTAGAGTAAATCTTTCTGAAACTCTCGTAATCATCGATGAAGCACACAACCTTCCTACGTTTATTTCAGACAGCCTGAGTAGCCAGCTAAGCGAGTCTACTATAAGGTCTGCACTGAGGGAAATCCAAAGGTTTGGGGGGCAGGGGTTCCTGGAGATTAGAGAAGCCTTAAAAAGTTTCCTCTTGCTCCTAGACAAGAAAGCCTCAGAGGAAGGGGAGGAAATTCCTGCTGAGGTATTCTTGGAGATAGCTCCGCCGTCCACAAGCCTAAACTTGCTAGCCCAAGCCGTCGAGCAGAAGACAGGCACAGTTTCTGCTGTGTGGTATGTCTCAGAATTTATAAGTAAAGTGGAGAACATGCCTGGCGACACTGTACTCCTAGCCTTAGACGAGCATGGGAGTAAGTTGTTCAAAATACATTTCTACAATGTCTCCAGAATTGCTAGGAAAGTATTCCAGAGCATAAGATCGGCCGTTTTGCTGTCGGCTACTCTTCCCCCCGCAGACTACTACACGGCAGTACTGGGCATTGAAAAGGATAAGTTGTTAGAGGTTACGTACCCGTTTGCATGGGGAGAGAATGTTGAGTTGACCATTACACGGGGAATCTCATCAAGGTATGTGTTAAGAACAGGCGAGTTGTACAAGCGCTATGCCCGGCTTATCGACGCTATTTTCGCGGAACCTGAAAGCCTCCACGTGTTAGCTGTCTTCCCCTCGTACTCATTTATGATGGAAGTCTATCCATTCCTGAAAGCCAGGCCGAGGCTCATGGAGAGGCACGATACAGCGCTCGACGAGATTCTCAACTTCTTATTAGAAAATAGGAAAGGCCTTGTAATGATTGTCGCTTGGGGGAAGTTCTCCGAGGGAGTTGAGTTTAGAGCGTTGAAAAAGAACCTAATCGATACTATTGTTATTGCCGGGTTGCCTGTTCCAACCCCCTCCCCCAGCAACCAGAGGCTTTTAAAAACCCTCAAGGATGCGACGGGAGACTGGAAGTGGGCGTGGAATCAAGTATTCCTATATCCGGCTCTAATGAAGACTATTCAAATTATTGGTAGAGGGATAAGGTCTGAGACTGACTGCATTAGAGTATACCTCTTGGACGAGAGAGCAGCTGAACCCGAGGCTTTAGGGTTCTTCGAACTATATGGTATTGCCCCTCGCGTCTTTCCGGAGAACTAA
- a CDS encoding thiamine-phosphate kinase, translating to MNNEVREDAIVDWITRTFNIVKSDAVAVNTGSGNVIINVDAFDSEIHWPPFLDAYSAGQKAYFSSTSDVIVKGGKPVAALVSLRVPRTFSAECVKKFVLGLGTAASSLGALYLGGDTDVTEGGPFRAEIVSIGVPTGKTLSRGGVKPGDLLAITGHVGVSGIVYGVLYGELESRLLVDALRDWVKPQWPRLDAWFELTPLVNASIDNSDGLALSLHYLAESSKVRLELSEIPLYDRIIEIFGEDRAVEYALYNSGEEHNFIFSLPDGHEWVAEKLGARVIGKAVEGQGVYLAGYGEVKRRGWVGGEGFRDRI from the coding sequence ATGAACAACGAAGTTAGGGAAGATGCTATCGTCGACTGGATTACACGCACGTTTAACATCGTGAAAAGCGACGCCGTAGCAGTGAATACGGGTAGCGGCAACGTGATAATAAACGTCGATGCTTTCGACTCGGAGATCCACTGGCCGCCATTTCTAGACGCGTATTCAGCCGGACAGAAAGCTTACTTTTCCTCCACAAGCGACGTGATAGTAAAAGGAGGAAAACCCGTGGCTGCACTTGTCTCCCTAAGGGTTCCGAGAACATTTAGTGCTGAGTGCGTGAAGAAGTTCGTACTAGGCCTCGGTACAGCAGCATCGAGTTTAGGGGCGCTCTACCTTGGAGGAGACACAGACGTGACAGAAGGAGGCCCGTTCAGGGCAGAGATTGTGAGCATAGGGGTGCCTACTGGGAAAACACTATCTAGGGGCGGCGTCAAGCCGGGAGATCTGTTGGCAATCACAGGTCATGTCGGCGTCTCCGGCATTGTGTATGGGGTTCTCTACGGAGAGCTCGAGAGCCGACTACTCGTAGACGCCCTTAGGGATTGGGTTAAGCCGCAGTGGCCGCGCCTCGACGCCTGGTTCGAACTGACGCCGCTCGTGAACGCCTCAATAGACAACAGTGACGGCCTGGCACTTAGCCTGCACTATCTAGCCGAGAGCTCAAAGGTGAGACTCGAATTATCAGAAATCCCCCTGTACGACAGGATCATTGAAATATTTGGAGAGGATAGAGCGGTCGAGTACGCGCTGTACAATAGCGGAGAGGAGCACAACTTTATCTTTTCGCTCCCAGATGGCCACGAGTGGGTCGCCGAAAAACTCGGAGCAAGAGTAATTGGAAAAGCTGTTGAGGGCCAGGGCGTATACCTCGCTGGCTACGGGGAGGTAAAAAGGAGAGGTTGGGTGGGGGGCGAGGGGTTCCGCGACAGAATATGA
- a CDS encoding radical SAM protein codes for MTTAVIIDGYTDEPAGLGVPPYIDVYPRYIAGAIWHADKTAKLYYFTIDTYRLNEEKISRLITKADLLIVSGGVVVPGRYIGGAPITPQEIISIPKKFEKPLKILCGPVARFGTAIRGGRRAIQPKDLDESYDLVVRGDPAHVIYDLLKEKSVERVNPYKIPHEYSLTNVFAVKGARIVLQHPNIGFNLTAEIETFRGCPRWLTGGCSFCIEPRLGRVVWRDQDAIASEVRALYEYGVRAFRLGRQSDILSYKAKGVNEVEFPEPNPEEIEKLFRMIRQAAPSLETLHIDNVNPMTVALHEEKAEKVLKVIVKYHTPGDVAAFGLESSDPVVSRENNLGNDSESVLRAIEIINRVGRRRGWNGMPELLPGVNFVLGLRGETRRTFELNKEFLEEVLRRDLMLRRVNIREVLPLPGTPMWSIGDRIAKRHKKYILSFKRWVREYFDVEMMKKLFPKGTLIRRCYVETVVEGKPVARPTGSYPVTIFLDSGKIGSRVDCIVHGWKARSLLGTRWAPRRVQGA; via the coding sequence ATGACCACGGCAGTAATAATCGACGGTTACACAGACGAGCCTGCAGGTCTCGGCGTGCCACCATACATAGACGTCTACCCACGCTACATTGCCGGTGCGATCTGGCACGCCGATAAAACAGCTAAGCTCTACTACTTCACGATCGACACCTACCGCTTAAACGAAGAGAAAATCTCCAGGCTGATAACAAAAGCTGACCTACTCATCGTCTCAGGAGGCGTGGTAGTCCCAGGACGGTACATTGGGGGCGCTCCAATAACGCCGCAAGAGATTATCTCTATCCCGAAGAAGTTCGAGAAGCCCCTAAAAATCCTGTGCGGTCCCGTCGCGCGCTTTGGGACAGCGATACGCGGCGGCAGGAGGGCTATCCAACCAAAGGATTTGGACGAGTCCTATGACCTAGTCGTGAGGGGGGATCCCGCTCACGTCATCTACGACCTCCTCAAGGAAAAGAGCGTGGAGAGAGTCAACCCCTACAAGATCCCACACGAATACAGCCTCACGAATGTTTTTGCCGTGAAAGGCGCCCGCATCGTCCTGCAACATCCCAACATCGGCTTCAACCTTACAGCCGAGATAGAGACCTTCAGGGGGTGCCCGCGGTGGCTCACTGGAGGCTGCTCCTTCTGTATTGAGCCGCGCCTCGGAAGAGTTGTGTGGCGTGACCAAGACGCTATAGCCTCCGAAGTTAGGGCTCTCTACGAGTATGGGGTACGCGCCTTCAGACTCGGACGCCAGAGTGACATACTGTCGTATAAGGCTAAGGGGGTCAACGAGGTAGAGTTCCCCGAACCGAATCCAGAAGAAATAGAGAAACTCTTCCGCATGATACGCCAGGCTGCACCGAGCCTAGAGACTCTCCACATCGACAACGTAAACCCGATGACCGTAGCTCTGCACGAGGAGAAGGCAGAGAAGGTTCTCAAAGTGATAGTAAAGTACCACACCCCCGGCGATGTCGCCGCTTTCGGGCTTGAGAGCTCCGACCCCGTGGTTTCGAGGGAGAATAACTTAGGGAACGACAGCGAAAGCGTTCTGAGAGCCATAGAGATAATCAACAGGGTGGGCCGCAGGCGTGGATGGAACGGGATGCCGGAGCTACTCCCTGGCGTGAACTTTGTCCTAGGCCTCAGGGGCGAGACGAGGAGGACGTTCGAGCTAAACAAGGAGTTCCTGGAGGAGGTGCTGAGGAGAGACCTAATGCTCAGAAGGGTAAATATTCGAGAGGTCTTACCTTTGCCTGGCACACCTATGTGGAGCATTGGGGATAGGATAGCCAAGCGGCACAAAAAGTACATACTTAGCTTCAAGAGGTGGGTGCGCGAATACTTTGATGTCGAAATGATGAAAAAATTGTTCCCTAAGGGGACTCTAATCAGGCGATGCTACGTGGAGACGGTCGTCGAAGGAAAACCCGTGGCCAGGCCCACCGGGAGCTACCCTGTGACGATATTCCTCGATAGCGGGAAGATTGGCTCCCGAGTGGACTGCATAGTCCACGGGTGGAAGGCGAGAAGCCTACTGGGTACCCGCTGGGCGCCTCGCAGGGTTCAGGGAGCCTGA
- a CDS encoding translation initiation factor IF-6 yields the protein MSVDVTEIFGTPQIGVFIFINDNYALIPFDAPSKLEDKVADTLKVDVIRASIAGSRLLGVLICGNNTGVVLPRITLEAELEAVKRMGLNTAVLEDVRETSLGNLVLVNDRGCVTSPLLSHKTVKVIADTLGVECETRSLGGSPFVGSLAVATNRALAVPPFVTDEEMSEFESILKVQAGLLTVNKGRMFLRAGLVANTKGALAGSETTGHELMQIQRILFQAP from the coding sequence ATGTCGGTGGACGTCACAGAGATATTCGGGACGCCTCAGATTGGCGTCTTCATATTTATTAACGATAATTACGCGCTAATACCTTTCGACGCTCCAAGCAAACTGGAAGACAAAGTCGCTGATACACTTAAAGTAGACGTCATAAGAGCCTCGATTGCCGGGTCTAGGCTACTCGGAGTATTGATCTGTGGCAACAATACTGGTGTTGTATTGCCGCGCATTACGCTGGAGGCAGAGCTCGAGGCTGTAAAGAGGATGGGGCTCAACACTGCCGTATTAGAGGACGTTAGGGAGACAAGCCTCGGTAACCTCGTCCTAGTAAATGATAGAGGGTGTGTTACAAGCCCCCTCTTATCACATAAGACTGTTAAAGTCATCGCGGACACGTTAGGCGTGGAGTGCGAAACCAGAAGCCTAGGCGGAAGCCCGTTTGTGGGCTCACTTGCTGTCGCAACTAATAGGGCTTTAGCCGTGCCTCCCTTCGTGACCGACGAAGAAATGTCGGAGTTCGAGTCTATCCTCAAGGTGCAGGCCGGCCTCCTCACGGTAAACAAGGGTAGGATGTTCCTGAGGGCAGGCCTTGTTGCCAACACGAAAGGAGCGTTAGCTGGAAGCGAAACTACAGGCCACGAGCTTATGCAGATCCAGAGAATTTTGTTTCAGGCTCCCTGA
- a CDS encoding 50S ribosomal protein L31e, whose protein sequence is MPKLQDGENVFTVTIPLRDAFRAPRKKRAKVAVRLVKEWVARHFHVSGAIKVGNKLNELLWSKSIEKPPRRVTVSVRVNVEEGEVVEAEVDLPPATGNVEEKE, encoded by the coding sequence GTGCCCAAGCTCCAGGACGGTGAGAACGTTTTCACGGTAACAATACCGCTGCGCGACGCCTTCAGGGCTCCTAGGAAGAAACGGGCTAAGGTGGCAGTTCGGCTTGTCAAGGAGTGGGTCGCCAGGCATTTTCACGTAAGTGGAGCCATAAAGGTCGGCAACAAGCTTAATGAGTTGCTGTGGAGCAAGAGCATCGAGAAACCTCCTAGACGGGTCACTGTTAGCGTGAGAGTGAACGTCGAGGAGGGGGAAGTCGTAGAGGCAGAGGTCGACCTCCCACCCGCTACTGGTAATGTAGAGGAGAAAGAGTAG
- a CDS encoding 50S ribosomal protein L39e, with protein MAHNKPFGKKIRLIAATRENQQVPIWVIAKTLGRVRRKPRRNWRRSRMQL; from the coding sequence ATGGCCCATAACAAGCCATTCGGGAAGAAGATAAGGCTAATTGCCGCTACACGTGAGAACCAGCAGGTTCCAATATGGGTCATAGCGAAGACCCTTGGGAGAGTACGCAGGAAGCCCCGCCGTAACTGGCGTAGGAGCAGAATGCAACTATAG
- a CDS encoding DNA-binding protein yields the protein MSELDEGAELEEIKKRKLLEYQRRLAEAQKGEAQRAAEEARRQELLRRILTPEARARLSNLKLVKPELVEALEVQLVQLAQSGSIRLPIDDETLKQILARLTDTRQEIRFRVSFG from the coding sequence ATGAGTGAGTTAGATGAGGGCGCGGAGCTGGAGGAGATTAAAAAGCGAAAGTTGCTAGAGTACCAGAGGAGGCTTGCCGAGGCCCAGAAAGGCGAGGCCCAGCGCGCGGCTGAAGAAGCAAGGCGGCAGGAGCTCCTGAGGAGGATTTTGACCCCTGAGGCCCGGGCAAGGCTCTCGAACCTGAAGCTCGTAAAGCCCGAGCTTGTAGAAGCACTAGAGGTGCAGCTAGTCCAACTCGCGCAGAGTGGGTCGATAAGGCTCCCGATAGACGACGAGACCCTCAAGCAGATCCTTGCACGGCTAACAGATACGCGGCAGGAGATACGGTTCAGGGTTAGCTTTGGGTAA
- a CDS encoding 30S ribosomal protein S19e has translation MVNAKIVPPNMLIEELARYLKENMKEIQPPEWALYAKTGPSRERVPSDPDWWYKRCAALLRKVYIYGPVGLERLRTAYGGRTKNTVKRKHFKKSGGSAIRKALQQLEAAGLVAKTPKGRVITDKGRSLVDRIAITLFKKLAEERPELKKYIE, from the coding sequence ATGGTTAATGCAAAGATCGTGCCGCCAAACATGCTAATAGAGGAGCTTGCAAGATACCTCAAGGAAAACATGAAGGAAATACAACCCCCTGAGTGGGCACTCTATGCTAAAACAGGCCCTAGTAGGGAGAGAGTTCCAAGCGACCCTGACTGGTGGTATAAGAGGTGTGCAGCACTCCTCAGAAAGGTCTACATCTACGGTCCCGTGGGCCTTGAGAGGCTACGTACGGCCTATGGCGGTAGGACAAAGAACACAGTCAAGCGTAAACACTTCAAGAAGAGCGGGGGGTCTGCTATAAGAAAGGCTTTACAGCAACTCGAAGCTGCGGGGCTCGTCGCCAAGACGCCAAAGGGTAGGGTCATAACGGATAAGGGCCGCTCGCTGGTAGATAGGATTGCGATCACGTTATTCAAGAAGCTTGCCGAGGAGAGGCCCGAGCTCAAAAAGTATATTGAGTAG
- a CDS encoding tRNA (adenine-N1)-methyltransferase encodes MVDTVKEGEWVLLYYNEKKSYVVRVERGRVFHTTHGSIDLAKLIGLPYGSFVETNVGEKLVVTRTRFVDRLEGLQRTTQVIYPKDLGYILLEAGVGPGSTVVEAGTGTGFLAATLAWYVRPSGRVYTYEVRRDFYEIALKNFESLGVLPYITPKNKDIQEGIEEDNVDAVILDLPTPWKVTEDAASKLVNGGVLVVFVPTTTQVERTLLSLKKTGLKMVEVTEIMARKYQPVPGEFRPHSIGVTHTGYVISARKL; translated from the coding sequence ATGGTGGACACGGTTAAAGAGGGTGAATGGGTTCTCCTGTACTATAACGAGAAAAAGAGCTATGTGGTGCGGGTTGAGAGGGGGAGAGTTTTCCACACTACACACGGCTCCATTGACTTGGCAAAGCTAATAGGGTTACCCTATGGTAGCTTTGTGGAAACAAACGTCGGCGAAAAACTCGTTGTGACGCGAACAAGGTTTGTTGACAGGCTTGAAGGCCTACAGCGCACAACTCAAGTCATCTACCCGAAGGATCTCGGCTATATCCTGCTAGAGGCAGGCGTAGGTCCCGGGAGTACCGTCGTGGAGGCAGGTACGGGTACAGGGTTTCTAGCCGCAACTCTAGCGTGGTATGTTAGGCCTAGCGGCCGCGTATACACGTACGAAGTCCGGAGGGACTTCTACGAGATAGCCCTAAAGAACTTCGAGAGTCTAGGAGTGCTCCCGTACATTACCCCGAAGAACAAGGACATACAAGAGGGGATAGAGGAAGACAATGTTGACGCTGTTATACTCGACCTGCCGACCCCCTGGAAAGTCACTGAAGACGCTGCCTCAAAACTCGTTAACGGTGGCGTACTCGTAGTATTCGTCCCGACAACAACCCAAGTTGAAAGAACCCTACTCTCGCTGAAGAAAACAGGGCTGAAAATGGTAGAGGTGACAGAGATCATGGCGAGGAAGTACCAACCTGTCCCAGGCGAGTTCCGCCCGCACAGCATTGGAGTAACGCACACCGGGTACGTGATCAGCGCGAGGAAACTATAA
- a CDS encoding AAA family ATPase — MKLRRLEVKCFRGFSSHRVFDFPDGITLIIGPVGAGKTSILSAIQFVFFGTDFYAGLGVIQRESLVNVGCREAFVRLYFEVTGEGVYKLERRLARADGRLVEHVALETPTGEVFEGPSKVEGVIEEILGMDFQEFIRSASLSYVLVHMLAYGRSLTRSRALDILLGINAVRSFHESISLNRVRSSLERVRAELATLRSEYEEAVRNLSVLSEKRAQIASEVEDIEKRLGELSARVEALRPVAEKYESLKREIEGERSYVSKLRERVKHAPSEVDLYKILEEAEGLKHSLRDILERLKAPQKLLEALEHLTFTSENTGSALADLEKIVDEAWSHYDRVWEDFQASAREVELKKAELAALEKVLVELEPSATEYEEAEERVQELESKYGKASELEEEVRKLEQEIKETSRKIQISRSLLQLKQVLIEEASKRRSVQCQVCGTTLDSRSIEKVEEGVEQLTRSIVDLERKLSESEKRLRELREVLEDLRGLKVLLVSRELEYEKYKEYLERKESLDEEVREDEIKLREKEREYKELSAILTRVDERAHDLRRRFAEQEVVSEILKAEGRLRKLEEELAEYEPKYKEYVTAKSELDSLTKEKDSLNAQLKTLEESVVVDQVKRLEEKIHSLENELAELESLYSRLERIKSATREILTELRRKRIEELNRKINEILRAVYPAEQVRAVELEVVEKRKKGTAPTSYYEVFVEVGGTKYRFSELLSDGQKTIVVLSLLLAIYSQIRRNIDFVMLDEPLPNVDDRIKVNFLKSLSTVLDIRQAILTTQAEDIAKRIEGVNIIQL; from the coding sequence GTGAAGCTGCGGAGGCTTGAAGTCAAGTGCTTTAGAGGCTTTTCGAGCCATAGGGTCTTTGACTTTCCGGATGGGATAACGTTGATCATAGGCCCAGTAGGCGCTGGGAAGACAAGCATTCTCTCCGCTATTCAGTTCGTTTTTTTCGGTACTGACTTTTACGCAGGGCTCGGCGTCATCCAGAGGGAGAGCCTGGTGAATGTCGGGTGTAGAGAAGCCTTTGTCCGGCTATACTTCGAGGTTACTGGGGAGGGGGTGTACAAGCTTGAGCGTCGCTTGGCGAGAGCTGACGGCAGACTTGTTGAGCACGTAGCCTTAGAAACGCCTACAGGAGAGGTTTTCGAGGGGCCCAGTAAGGTCGAGGGTGTTATCGAGGAGATTTTGGGGATGGACTTCCAGGAGTTTATACGCTCGGCTTCTCTGAGCTACGTACTCGTGCACATGCTTGCTTACGGCAGGTCTCTTACGCGCAGCAGGGCTTTAGACATCCTCCTGGGCATAAACGCCGTGAGGAGTTTCCACGAATCTATTTCCTTGAACAGGGTAAGAAGTTCCCTGGAGAGAGTCAGAGCTGAGCTCGCAACTCTGAGAAGCGAATACGAGGAAGCCGTGAGGAATCTCTCCGTTCTAAGTGAGAAACGGGCACAGATTGCAAGTGAGGTGGAGGACATTGAGAAGCGCCTTGGAGAGCTGTCTGCCCGGGTCGAAGCCTTAAGGCCAGTCGCTGAGAAGTACGAGAGCCTCAAGCGGGAGATTGAGGGTGAAAGGAGTTATGTCTCGAAGCTCAGGGAGAGAGTAAAGCATGCCCCCTCTGAGGTAGACCTGTATAAGATACTGGAGGAGGCTGAAGGCTTGAAGCACTCGCTCAGAGACATCCTAGAGAGGCTGAAGGCCCCCCAGAAGCTGTTGGAGGCGCTCGAGCACCTAACGTTTACTAGCGAGAACACGGGCAGTGCACTCGCCGACCTTGAGAAAATAGTCGACGAGGCTTGGAGCCACTACGATAGAGTGTGGGAGGACTTCCAGGCCTCAGCACGGGAGGTAGAACTGAAGAAAGCCGAGCTCGCTGCGCTTGAGAAGGTACTCGTGGAACTTGAACCCAGCGCGACCGAGTACGAGGAAGCAGAGGAGAGGGTACAGGAGCTTGAGAGTAAGTACGGTAAGGCCAGCGAGCTAGAGGAGGAGGTCAGGAAGTTAGAGCAAGAAATTAAGGAAACATCCAGGAAAATCCAGATATCCAGAAGTCTGCTACAGTTAAAGCAAGTTCTAATTGAGGAGGCTAGCAAGAGGAGGAGTGTCCAGTGCCAAGTCTGCGGGACAACGCTGGACTCCAGGAGTATTGAGAAGGTTGAGGAGGGGGTGGAACAGCTCACCCGATCAATAGTGGATCTGGAGAGGAAGCTGTCGGAGAGTGAGAAAAGGTTGAGAGAGTTGCGGGAGGTTCTTGAGGATCTCAGAGGGTTAAAGGTGTTGCTTGTTAGCCGTGAGTTGGAGTACGAGAAGTATAAAGAATATCTAGAGCGCAAAGAATCTCTCGACGAGGAAGTGCGAGAAGACGAAATAAAGCTTAGAGAGAAGGAGAGGGAGTACAAGGAGTTGTCAGCTATTCTAACAAGGGTCGACGAGAGAGCCCACGATTTAAGGAGGAGATTTGCTGAACAGGAAGTGGTCTCTGAGATCTTGAAAGCAGAGGGCAGACTGAGAAAACTAGAGGAGGAGCTCGCCGAGTATGAGCCCAAGTACAAGGAGTACGTAACGGCCAAGAGTGAGCTAGACTCGTTAACCAAAGAAAAAGACAGCTTGAACGCCCAACTCAAAACACTAGAGGAATCCGTCGTAGTAGACCAGGTCAAGCGCCTGGAGGAGAAAATCCATAGCCTCGAGAACGAGTTGGCGGAGCTCGAATCCCTCTACTCGCGCCTCGAGAGAATCAAGTCGGCGACGCGCGAGATCCTGACAGAGCTGAGGCGCAAGAGAATAGAGGAACTTAACAGAAAGATAAACGAGATATTGAGAGCTGTGTACCCGGCAGAGCAAGTCAGAGCTGTAGAGCTAGAAGTAGTGGAAAAGCGGAAGAAGGGAACAGCACCCACCAGCTATTACGAAGTATTCGTAGAGGTAGGCGGAACCAAATACAGGTTCAGCGAGCTACTAAGCGACGGCCAGAAGACCATAGTCGTCCTCTCACTCCTGCTGGCCATATACTCTCAGATAAGGAGGAACATTGACTTCGTTATGCTTGACGAGCCGCTACCGAACGTCGACGACAGGATAAAAGTGAACTTCTTAAAGTCCCTATCGACGGTACTCGACATAAGGCAAGCAATCCTGACCACTCAAGCCGAGGACATCGCCAAGAGAATAGAGGGGGTCAACATAATACAGCTCTAA